A region of the Litchfieldia alkalitelluris genome:
CATGGAATAGAAACAGCAATGCTTGCAGGAGTAGAATTTGCTATAGGTGACTTTGTTTACGAATTTGATTCGACAATAATAGACTATAATCTCGAACTGATAATGGAACTATATAATACAACTTTAGATGGAAATGATATAGTTGCAGCATCACCAAGTAACTCTATTAATTTCAGCTCAAAAATATTTTATAAATACCTTAATAATATCTCTAGACTAAACATGAGTCTAACAACTGAAACATTTAGAATAGTTTCAAGAAGAGCGTTAAATAGAGTTCTCAGGTCAAAAGAAAAATTAAGATATAGAAAAGCATTATATCACTATTCAGGTTTTAATTCTAAGACAATATTTTATGAGGGTATCAATACTGGCAATCGAAGAAGCAACCTAAGCGTTGGAGAGAAATTCAATTTGGCATCTGATGTTTTAGTCAGTTTTTCTGACATTGGAACTAAGTTACCATTAAGAATAAGTATAATTTTCGCGACAATCTCACTTGTAACTATTATTTACACAATTTATTCTTACTTTACTGTTGAAAATATTCAACCTGGTTGGACAACTACAATGATGTTTATTTCAGTTAGTTTTACTGGATTGTTTTTTGTGTTAGCTGTTATTTCTAAGTATATTAATGTACTGTTATATGAATTACAGGATAAACCAAGATATATATATAAGTCAGTAGATAGGTTCTCAAGTAAATAATAGTAGATTAACAGTTATCATAGATGCGATCTTTAGTTATGATTTATAATGTAATTGTAGAAATCTAAGTTGGGGTGGTATTTTATGAATATACTCGTAACTGGTGGTGCTGGCTATATAGGTTCGCTGTTTTTAGCAACAGTGTATGGGGATAATAAAGTTCCATTTAAAGAGACTATGGATCTTTTATCAACCACGATCTTTTATCAACCACAAATCCTTACGGTGAAACAAAAGCCATGAGTGAGAGGATTTTAACAGATATATCTAAAACCAATCCAGAATTTTCAGTTGCTCTTCTCCCCACTCGTCTAAAGTTTAACGCGTTAAAGTATGGTTTGGTGTTGAGTTGGCCTTGCAGGTGTTTCTGCAAGGTTATTAGTGTGTAAAATGGGAAAGTTGATGTTTGACTTTGTTTGGCTTTTGCGTTTGCTTTAGGTTTAAATATTTTAATAGATTGGAGTGAGTGAATGTCACGAAAACATAGAGTTTGGTTTCCGGGGGCGGTATATCATATTACTGCGAGGGGAAACAGAAGGTCTTCGCTTTTTCATAGTGGTGAGGATCATGTTATTTATTTAGAATTTCTAAATCGATGTACCCCTTTATCCTACATTCCTACTGCCTTAGGGACATAGGGACAGGTCCCTCGACCCAATCTAAAATTTGTCACAGATATGAAAAATAGTTAATTGTTTAGGAGGATTTTTTAGATATACATGGAATTGGTAAACGTTGATCCTCTAAATCCTCCTTTTCTTCGTCCGTATATAATCTAACCCCAAATGTTCAACAATTTTACCCAATTCATATGAAAAACAAGATGTAAATTAATAACCGCTGAGATGTTTATAGTTTTATAGCAACTACGTAATTTATCCCCCCTCCATTGTCTTGAAATTCACTTAAATGAATGAATGTCTTAATACAAAAAATACTGAGGTGATGTATGTTTGCCAAGGGAAGCAAGGAGAAAGAGTAGTAGTGGAATTTATCATATTATGTTGAGAGGAATTAATAGACAAAAGATATTTGAGGATGAGGAGGATAAGAGAAAGTTCTTAGATATCTTAGAGAAATATAAGAGAATTTGCAAATTCGAACTTTATAGTTATTGTTTGATGGATAACCATATCCATCTATTAATAAAAGTATCGGAGGAAGAAATTTCTACTGTGATTAAGAGAATAAGTTTGAGTTATGTGTATTGGTACAATATGAAATATGAAAGTTGTGGACATTTATTTCAAGAGCGATTTAAAAGTGAAGGTGTAGACAGAACGGTGTATTTTTTACTGTGCTTTGGTATATTCACCAAAATCCACTTAAGGCCGGTCTAGCTAAAAATGTATTTGATAGTAACTGGACAAGTATAGGGGAGTATGTAGATAGAACACGAATCGTGGATATTGATTTCGGGTTAAGTTTATTTTCCGAAGACAGGTGTACAGCTATAAGTTTATTTATAAAGTACATGCAGGAAACAAATGATGACCATTGTTTGGATGAAAAAGTAATCGTGAAGTTGTCTGATAGTCAGGTCAGAGAGTATCTGCAACAATTAGGGATTATAAGTAACAGTCAGTTGCAGCAAATGGATAGGGAGAATAGAGATACCTTATTGGTTAGTATTAAGGAATTGAATGGAGTAACAATCAGACAGATTTCGAGAATAACAGGAATATCAAAAAGTGTGATTCAGCGTTTACGTTAATAAGTAAAAGAAACTTAATAAATAGTAAGGAGCTTGAATAATGGTTACAAAGGTAATGAGTATAGGGATAAAAGGGGTGGAAGGTTATCGTGTTCAAGTTGAGGTGCAAACAATTGATGCGATTGAAGTCTTTGTCATTGTGGGTCTCCCTGATGCCTCTGTAAAAGAATCCAAAGAACGAGTAACAGCTGCTCTATATACATCGGGTCATCCATTGGTTGATCATCAAGTGATTGTGAATCTATCACCCTCAGAACAGAAGAAAAATGGACCATTATTTGATTTACCAATGGCAATTGGAATATATTAAAAAGCATAAAGGTGATAAAAGAGAAAATCTCAGACGGGACTTGTTTTATAGGTGCATTATCCTTGGATGGATCAATTCTACCATTTGAAGGAATGTTGGCAGCTGCACTTGCTGCAAAGAAACTACAGTTTTCAACTATTTACATGCCTTTTAACTCAGACCTACCAGAGATAAACATAGAAGGATTAGAAATAATCTATGTATCTTCTTTATTGGAAGTCATTTAACACTTATCTGGAAAGACGATTCTGCCATGTTATTTTTCAGTCCCTCAAAAAGTGAAGGAACTAGTTTATGAGAAAGATTTTAATCAAATCATCGGACATCAATTTGCAAAACGGGCTTTAGAAATTCCAGCAGCAGGAGAACA
Encoded here:
- a CDS encoding magnesium chelatase domain-containing protein, with the protein product MIKEKISDGTCFIGALSLDGSILPFEGMLAAALAAKKLQFSTIYMPFNSDLPEINIEGLEIIYVSSLLEVI
- a CDS encoding magnesium chelatase domain-containing protein; its protein translation is MVTKVMSIGIKGVEGYRVQVEVQTIDAIEVFVIVGLPDASVKESKERVTAALYTSGHPLVDHQVIVNLSPSEQKKNGPLFDLPMAIGIY
- a CDS encoding glycosyltransferase, coding for MENSGSLNKEKNFISAVIYVKNNESTVNDFLRKIDEVFHKNFTTYEFVIINDASEDNSVSKIKSISETINGNVTVINLPYKHGIETAMLAGVEFAIGDFVYEFDSTIIDYNLELIMELYNTTLDGNDIVAASPSNSINFSSKIFYKYLNNISRLNMSLTTETFRIVSRRALNRVLRSKEKLRYRKALYHYSGFNSKTIFYEGINTGNRRSNLSVGEKFNLASDVLVSFSDIGTKLPLRISIIFATISLVTIIYTIYSYFTVENIQPGWTTTMMFISVSFTGLFFVLAVISKYINVLLYELQDKPRYIYKSVDRFSSK
- a CDS encoding transposase, translated to MLRGINRQKIFEDEEDKRKFLDILEKYKRICKFELYSYCLMDNHIHLLIKVSEEEISTVIKRISLSYVYWYNMKYESCGHLFQERFKSEGVDRTVYFLLCFGIFTKIHLRPV